One Deinococcus sedimenti genomic window carries:
- a CDS encoding permease prefix domain 1-containing protein yields the protein MNQSDLFIRHATRGLWGTRKRDAALELRGAIEDKIYRHQLCGLSAADAERAALRDLGSPHAIARDLNRVHTAPTALRATLLLGVVGLLGVQAVAQIPAVGSAFRTQDLQECRVLSPEEVASLPPGALARLQRVYAQYGGPEGLNAQCKKGAFLFPLLNVTDLLAAMTAAKVPVYAAPSPISTSALVLKGSPDGNPQISYMTELVNGQRYVPSRVLIGFVRSVTAQPFTLTGLTNPVLTIGAARIPVGTAQAPVRTVDILGAGLADARRTDTSLPLPVNVMPIDSTFAFDPAAPQLAVPGQDGEVFAVVQNIRRLNQKAFNGGDQSETLWVRARQNGRIAFTDELTPSIRLVNSQAELDQATARGVKAAVVYRVDTANLQRPVLTVVPAAQVRVAQP from the coding sequence ATGAACCAGTCCGACCTCTTCATCCGCCACGCCACGCGCGGCCTGTGGGGCACCAGGAAACGCGACGCCGCCCTGGAGTTGCGCGGCGCCATCGAGGACAAGATCTACCGCCACCAGCTGTGCGGCCTGAGTGCTGCCGACGCCGAACGGGCCGCGCTGCGCGATCTGGGCAGCCCCCACGCCATCGCCCGTGACCTGAACCGCGTGCATACTGCGCCGACTGCCCTGCGGGCGACCCTCCTGCTGGGCGTGGTAGGCCTGCTGGGCGTACAGGCCGTCGCGCAGATCCCGGCGGTCGGATCGGCGTTCCGGACGCAGGATCTTCAGGAGTGCCGTGTCCTCAGCCCGGAGGAGGTCGCCAGTCTGCCCCCCGGGGCGCTGGCGCGCCTCCAGCGCGTGTACGCCCAGTACGGAGGGCCAGAAGGCCTGAACGCTCAGTGCAAGAAGGGAGCCTTTCTCTTCCCACTTCTGAACGTCACGGATCTGCTGGCCGCCATGACAGCCGCGAAGGTGCCGGTGTACGCTGCTCCCTCGCCGATCAGTACCAGTGCGCTGGTGCTCAAGGGAAGTCCAGACGGCAATCCACAAATCTCCTATATGACAGAGCTGGTCAATGGTCAGCGGTACGTGCCCAGCCGCGTGCTGATAGGCTTCGTCCGCTCCGTGACGGCCCAGCCGTTCACCCTCACCGGATTGACCAATCCGGTGCTGACCATTGGCGCGGCCCGCATTCCGGTCGGCACCGCGCAGGCCCCGGTGCGTACGGTGGACATCCTGGGTGCAGGGCTGGCGGACGCGCGCCGGACGGACACCTCGCTGCCCCTGCCCGTGAATGTGATGCCTATCGACTCGACGTTCGCGTTCGACCCCGCTGCCCCTCAACTGGCGGTGCCGGGCCAGGACGGCGAGGTCTTCGCGGTGGTGCAGAACATCCGGCGGCTGAATCAGAAGGCCTTCAACGGTGGGGACCAGTCGGAGACGCTGTGGGTCAGGGCGCGGCAGAACGGCCGGATCGCATTCACGGACGAACTGACCCCCAGTATCCGGCTGGTGAACTCGCAGGCGGAACTCGATCAGGCCACTGCGCGGGGCGTGAAGGCGGCGGTGGTGTACCGCGTGGATACCGCGAACCTCCAGCGTCCGGTGCTGACCGTCGTTCCGGCCGCGCAGGTGCGCGTGGCGCAGCCCTGA
- the surE gene encoding 5'/3'-nucleotidase SurE — MTSPRPRVLVANDDGIFSPGIKALAQAMNAFADVIVSAPDVEQSAVGHGITIRRPLRFKHTASAGFGDIPAYRVDGTPADCIVMGVHLTGKPDLVVSGINLGPNLGDDLTHSGTVAAAIEGMSFGIPAIAFSQRATPAGEYDFAAGAAYAARLAQTVLTRGLPPRTLLNVNFPAQPPTGVRVTRVGQHRWEDTLLTRHDPEGREYHWVSGTSTAPDAHDPDTDYGAVEAGLISVTPVRIDLTARDLMSDLAAHIPQL, encoded by the coding sequence ATGACCTCCCCGCGCCCCCGCGTGCTCGTCGCGAACGACGACGGCATCTTCAGCCCCGGCATCAAGGCCCTCGCCCAGGCCATGAACGCCTTCGCGGACGTCATCGTCAGCGCCCCCGACGTCGAACAGAGCGCCGTCGGGCACGGCATCACCATCCGCCGCCCCCTGCGCTTCAAGCACACCGCCAGCGCCGGATTCGGCGACATCCCCGCGTACCGCGTGGACGGCACGCCCGCCGACTGCATCGTCATGGGCGTCCACCTGACCGGGAAACCCGACCTGGTCGTCAGCGGCATCAACCTCGGCCCGAACCTCGGGGACGACCTCACACACTCGGGCACCGTCGCCGCCGCCATCGAAGGCATGAGCTTCGGCATTCCCGCCATCGCGTTCAGTCAGCGCGCCACGCCCGCCGGAGAGTACGACTTCGCCGCAGGAGCCGCGTACGCCGCCCGACTCGCCCAGACCGTCCTCACCCGCGGCCTGCCCCCGCGAACCCTGCTGAACGTGAACTTCCCCGCCCAGCCCCCCACTGGCGTGCGCGTCACGCGCGTCGGGCAGCACCGCTGGGAGGACACCCTCCTGACCCGCCACGACCCCGAAGGGCGCGAATACCACTGGGTGTCCGGCACCAGCACCGCCCCCGACGCGCACGACCCCGACACCGACTACGGCGCCGTCGAGGCCGGACTGATCAGCGTCACGCCCGTCCGCATCGACCTGACCGCCCGCGACCTGATGAGCGACCTCGCCGCACACATCCCGCAGCTGTAA
- a CDS encoding PaaI family thioesterase — translation MTLHPDLNFPTAHELDTLSPEELAGRMNALSGTLGARLGIEFTAVSRDRVVARMPVDGNRQPAGRLHGGANLALAEELASVGSWMNLDPARQVAVGVDLSGTHVRGVTDGWVTGEGTLAYRGRTVLVWSIEIRDERGRVTSMARCTCNVISLGA, via the coding sequence ATGACGCTGCACCCGGACCTGAACTTCCCGACCGCGCATGAACTGGACACGCTGAGCCCCGAGGAACTGGCCGGGCGCATGAACGCCCTGTCCGGCACTCTGGGCGCGCGGCTGGGCATCGAGTTCACGGCCGTGTCCCGTGACCGGGTCGTAGCGCGCATGCCGGTGGACGGCAACCGCCAGCCGGCCGGGCGGCTGCATGGTGGGGCGAACCTGGCGCTGGCGGAGGAACTGGCCAGCGTGGGGTCGTGGATGAACCTGGACCCGGCGCGGCAGGTGGCGGTGGGCGTGGACCTGAGCGGCACGCACGTGCGCGGCGTGACGGACGGCTGGGTGACGGGCGAGGGCACCCTGGCGTACCGGGGGCGGACGGTGCTCGTCTGGAGTATCGAGATCCGCGACGAGCGGGGCCGCGTGACGAGCATGGCGCGCTGCACCTGTAACGTGATCTCCCTTGGGGCGTGA
- the csaB gene encoding polysaccharide pyruvyl transferase CsaB, with product MNVTVSGYYGFGNTGDEAIALAITRELRKYGARPLLLSNTPEDTARTYDCESEARMQPAALIGALLRSQVVLSGGGGLLQDKTSARNLTYYLGVIRLAKLLGRRVVVFNQSIGPLTPDGGRRVARALRGVPVIVRDRGSLDTLDHLGIRAELGGDPALLLSPTPGLTRDLKRVIIAPRGDVTDATDALKDVVRLLRAEGRHVTALSFMPDHDDQAAHSLGADDVLSTRDPQVALDAIAGSGYVIGVRLHAVILAAASDTPFTGVAYDPKVQGFCDDAGAPAHSTRLNPQQVADETLSRRLPDWTAIEDMRLRAAQSFSRALNG from the coding sequence ATGAACGTCACCGTCAGCGGCTACTACGGTTTCGGCAACACCGGCGACGAGGCCATCGCACTGGCCATCACCCGCGAACTGCGCAAGTACGGCGCGCGGCCCCTGCTGCTCTCCAACACTCCCGAGGACACCGCCCGCACCTATGACTGCGAGAGTGAAGCCCGCATGCAACCCGCCGCGCTCATCGGCGCGCTCCTGCGCTCGCAGGTGGTCCTGTCCGGCGGCGGCGGCCTGCTGCAGGACAAGACCAGCGCCCGCAACCTCACGTACTACCTGGGCGTCATCCGCCTCGCGAAACTGCTGGGGCGCCGCGTGGTCGTGTTCAACCAGAGCATCGGCCCCCTGACGCCCGATGGGGGTCGCCGCGTCGCCCGCGCGCTGCGCGGCGTGCCCGTCATCGTCCGCGACCGCGGCAGCCTCGACACCCTGGACCACCTGGGCATCCGCGCCGAACTGGGCGGCGACCCCGCCCTGCTGCTGAGCCCCACGCCCGGCCTGACCCGCGACCTGAAACGCGTGATCATCGCCCCGCGCGGCGACGTGACCGACGCCACCGACGCCCTGAAAGACGTCGTGCGACTCCTGCGCGCCGAGGGGCGCCACGTGACCGCCCTGAGCTTCATGCCCGACCACGACGACCAGGCGGCCCACAGCCTCGGCGCGGACGACGTGCTCAGCACCCGCGACCCGCAGGTCGCCCTGGACGCCATCGCCGGGAGCGGCTACGTGATCGGCGTCCGCCTGCACGCGGTCATCCTGGCCGCCGCCAGCGACACGCCCTTCACCGGCGTCGCCTACGACCCCAAGGTGCAGGGCTTCTGCGACGACGCGGGCGCCCCCGCCCACTCCACCCGCCTGAACCCCCAGCAGGTCGCGGACGAGACCCTCAGCCGCCGCCTGCCCGACTGGACCGCCATCGAGGACATGCGCCTGCGCGCCGCGCAGAGCTTCAGCCGCGCCCTGAACGGCTGA
- a CDS encoding DUF5693 family protein translates to MCPVTQPAHPTPPNSPGLTVPAPSRHPLTPWLLGLILLSALPALILAFGRVSYEQSQKTAALVMDYPALVTQARRFGRDPLELLGEYQRRGVNSVAIYEDVIGNLGQRGEVYLKSGADLRAETGDAAVSPRNFYLRSLKPGVAEALPARYTIPTRQVQVGGQTWTEWPTDPTFLPVGPDPVLMQQLKARGFMLVYRPYADDAVREPGADWPDVPFILFNSEEVIGARTPELLAKINDRLGNRVPALIEATPQRGLDTLIATHGAARTFSVNPAWQQRLDPITLASKYNLAARERSMRLLYVRPYPTVNETNDLLTRTTDLLKKSGVQVTQPVIEPFHENTLLRSLSLIGPVAALLLLGLSFPLIRLGLLAAAGSGALALVMNKFDPFAGAALIAAVTFPALGLVLRRARVSDWFVATGLSLTGVLFVSALGATKDSVLGLEPFRGVGLTLLLPLLLVAASFLPRQDLRKTIADVYHAPIKLGDILIMAAAAAVFALVFLRRGNATGASVSDTEAKIRQDLQDTLVRPRFKEMAGHPLGLLGLSGTLPGYFGALLILGGVVGQSSILNTFSHFHTPLLISAQRCFLGLGIGLIAGLIAIQLVRAALHLWRTYGGASEVRA, encoded by the coding sequence ATGTGCCCTGTGACCCAGCCCGCTCACCCCACCCCGCCCAACTCGCCGGGCCTGACCGTCCCGGCCCCCTCCCGGCACCCGCTGACCCCGTGGCTGCTGGGCCTGATCCTCCTGAGCGCCCTTCCCGCCCTGATCCTCGCGTTCGGCCGGGTCAGCTACGAGCAGTCCCAGAAGACAGCCGCGCTGGTCATGGACTACCCGGCCCTGGTCACGCAGGCCCGCCGCTTCGGCCGCGACCCGCTGGAGTTGCTGGGCGAGTACCAGCGCAGGGGCGTGAACAGCGTCGCCATCTACGAGGACGTGATCGGGAACCTCGGGCAGCGCGGCGAGGTGTACCTGAAAAGCGGCGCGGATCTGCGCGCCGAGACTGGCGACGCCGCCGTCAGCCCGCGCAACTTCTACCTGCGGTCCCTGAAACCCGGCGTGGCCGAGGCGCTGCCCGCCCGGTACACCATTCCCACCCGGCAGGTGCAGGTCGGCGGGCAGACCTGGACCGAATGGCCCACCGACCCCACCTTCCTGCCGGTCGGGCCCGACCCGGTCCTGATGCAGCAGCTGAAAGCCCGCGGCTTCATGCTGGTCTACCGCCCGTACGCCGACGACGCCGTCCGCGAACCCGGCGCGGACTGGCCCGACGTGCCCTTCATTCTGTTCAACAGCGAGGAAGTCATCGGGGCGCGCACCCCTGAACTGCTCGCCAAGATCAACGACCGCCTGGGCAACCGCGTCCCCGCCCTGATCGAGGCCACCCCTCAGCGCGGCCTGGACACCCTGATCGCCACGCACGGCGCCGCCCGGACCTTCAGCGTGAACCCCGCCTGGCAGCAGCGCCTGGACCCCATCACGCTGGCCAGCAAGTACAACCTCGCCGCGCGGGAACGCAGCATGCGCCTGCTGTACGTCCGCCCCTACCCCACCGTGAACGAGACGAACGACCTGCTGACCCGCACCACGGACCTGCTGAAGAAGTCCGGCGTACAGGTCACGCAGCCCGTCATCGAACCCTTCCACGAGAACACCCTGCTGCGCAGCCTGAGCCTGATCGGCCCGGTCGCCGCACTGCTGCTGCTGGGCCTGAGCTTCCCGCTGATCCGGCTGGGACTGCTGGCCGCCGCCGGGAGCGGCGCGCTGGCCCTGGTCATGAACAAGTTCGACCCCTTTGCCGGCGCGGCGCTGATTGCCGCCGTGACCTTCCCCGCGCTGGGCCTCGTGCTGCGCCGAGCGCGCGTCAGCGACTGGTTCGTCGCGACCGGACTGAGCCTGACCGGCGTGCTGTTCGTCTCCGCGCTGGGCGCCACCAAGGACAGCGTGCTGGGCCTGGAACCCTTCCGCGGCGTGGGCCTGACCCTGCTGCTCCCGCTGCTGCTGGTCGCCGCGAGCTTCCTGCCCCGACAGGACCTGCGCAAGACCATCGCGGACGTGTACCACGCGCCCATCAAGCTGGGCGACATCCTGATCATGGCCGCCGCCGCCGCCGTGTTCGCGCTGGTGTTCCTGCGGCGCGGCAACGCCACCGGCGCCAGCGTCAGCGACACCGAGGCGAAGATCCGCCAGGACCTGCAGGACACCCTGGTCCGCCCCCGCTTCAAGGAGATGGCCGGGCACCCCCTGGGCCTCCTGGGCCTGAGCGGCACGCTCCCCGGGTACTTCGGCGCGCTGCTGATCCTGGGCGGCGTCGTCGGGCAGTCCAGCATCCTGAACACCTTCAGCCACTTCCACACGCCACTGCTGATCAGCGCCCAGCGCTGCTTCCTGGGCCTGGGCATCGGCCTGATCGCCGGTCTGATCGCCATTCAGCTCGTCCGTGCCGCGCTGCACCTGTGGCGCACGTATGGCGGGGCCAGCGAGGTGCGCGCATGA
- the udk gene encoding uridine kinase has protein sequence MSIPFVIGVAGGSGSGKTTVTRRVVDTVGQGSVAVLNQDNYYRNQDDIPFEARLKTNYDHPAAFDWTLLRQHIDALLSGVPIDMPEYDFTRHTRAAHTTTVLPAPVVVLEGFFALYDEALRERMHLKVFVDADADVRFIRRLLRDTQERGRTPESVIEQYLEYVRPMHLSFVEPTKRYADVIIPHGGMNEPALDMLAARIRTTV, from the coding sequence GTGAGCATCCCCTTCGTGATCGGCGTGGCCGGCGGGTCCGGCAGCGGCAAGACCACCGTCACCCGCCGCGTCGTGGACACCGTCGGGCAGGGCAGCGTGGCCGTCCTGAACCAGGACAACTACTACCGCAACCAGGACGACATTCCCTTCGAGGCGCGCCTGAAGACCAACTACGATCACCCCGCCGCGTTCGACTGGACGCTGCTGCGCCAGCACATCGACGCGCTGCTCTCGGGCGTGCCGATCGACATGCCCGAGTACGACTTCACGCGCCACACCCGCGCCGCGCACACCACCACCGTCCTGCCCGCCCCGGTCGTGGTGCTGGAAGGCTTCTTCGCGCTGTACGACGAGGCGCTGCGCGAACGCATGCACCTGAAGGTCTTCGTGGACGCCGACGCGGACGTACGCTTCATCCGCCGCCTGCTGCGCGACACGCAGGAGCGCGGCCGCACCCCCGAGAGCGTCATCGAGCAGTACCTCGAGTACGTGCGCCCCATGCACCTGAGCTTCGTGGAACCCACCAAACGCTACGCGGACGTGATCATCCCGCACGGCGGCATGAACGAACCCGCGCTGGACATGCTCGCCGCGCGGATCCGCACCACCGTCTGA